One Polynucleobacter necessarius genomic window, TTATGTTCCCAATCCTACTGTAGAGGATGCGAATACACCATCAAGCTAAAGCAGCTCGGTACCTTTTTGTTTTTTTATGTTTTGCCGAAAAGTAGTACCCAACCAGTCTGTAACTTGATCGAAGCGATACCGTCTTTGACGCAAGTTGCCTTCCAGTTCCATATCAGCTCCAGCAGAAACTTTCCCTGCCGCTAGTAGAGCGCGACGTTGTTGAATCGTCTCAATTAGGATCAGTCTGGGTAGTATTTTGGGAAGTTCCCAACGAATATCGACAACTACACAATGCTCATGCTGAAGTTGCCCCACCTTAGCGAGTAAAAGCTCTGCTTTAGTAAAGTTAAATTGATTAGCAATGATGATTCGGTGGCATAGGAGCATCCATTCCTCATCAATCTTATATTCGGCATGATGACTAATTGCCATATTGGCGAACTGAGCGAGCTCATGCCAATCATTTTCTTCTGGCTTAGAGCAACTAGTAAGAATTTTGCCAAGTAATTGTGTGGCTTCACTAACGCCTTGTTGGTGAGCCTGCCAAGCCCAATAAGATGCTTGTAGACCCTTTACTTTTTCTTCGATTTTGTCGCGTTTACGCCAGAGGTTGGCGCCCTTACGATATTGTGCTTGGGGGTGACCAAGATCTGCAGCGCGATCAAAACATCGGTCACTTTCTGCGGCGCTGTACCCAGAAAATTGCGGGCGTCGATAAATCTCACCGAGAGCGAACCATGCATCTCGATCGCCATCTTTAGCTGCTAGCGAAAGCCAGTGAGCGGCTTTTTTAAGTGAAACATTTGATTTTCCGTCCTGGCTCCCATCAAATTGCGCGAGGCGCAGTCCCAAGGCCATTTTGGCAGCAGTTAACCCAAGTTCGGCAGCACGAACTAACGCATCTTCATTTTGGTCTTTTATCCAGGCATCCCAAAGAGAGGAAAGGGCTTCATTTTTGGGTTGAAGTTGAATCAGCAATTCTTTTGCTTGATGAGTAAACTCAGAATTACTTTCCGCGATTTCTTGCAGGTACTCTTTGGCAACTTTTTGAAGTCCACCGAAGTCTAAGTTGGCAAATCGTTCGTTAGAGGAAATGGACAATCCTTTTGAAAGCCAGTCAGATAATTTTGATTGAATATCCTCATTTGCTGGGTTGATGAGTAGGTGGATCAACTGCCACCGAGCCATCAGACTGGTTCTCGGCGACTCTTTTGATTCTGCTAGTGCCCAAAAATGATCCCACCCGAATTGAAATGCTGGGGAGCTAATGGTTTTGGCTAACGGAACCTCAGCAAGGCGTTTAAAAACTTCCTGAATATCTTCGTTTAGCCCTAAATTTTCTGTATCTAATTGATTTTTAAGGGATAAATATGATTTTTCTAGCCAAATTAACGCATTGGAGGGCTGAATAGGAGTCTTAAAAGCGCCTGTAAGGTAGGCTTCAGACAATTGTTGTTGCGCATATACATCACCAAAGCGTGCAGAACTAAGGATTTTTAAGAATTCGCGACTAGCCATATAACAATTTTTGCATCTAAGAGCCCAAAAAGGCACAAATCCAACGTCTTGTTGCCGAGATACAACGAAGAAAGCCAAAAAACTACCTTTTGACAAGCAAAAAGTACCCCTAAATGCTCTTGGCAGCAATCTGCCACATCAAAGGAAGGAAAATTCATAGGTCCCAGCTTTATTTGGGCATTACTTTCAATTTATGGAGATTTACAGAATGAAAAAATCGCTATTTGCTATCGCGGCCACAACAGCTATTGCTGGTGTTGCTCATGCACAGTCCAGCGTTACCGTTTACGGTATTTTGGACGTTGGTTTCTCAGACAAGTCAACGCGTACTGGTACAGCTTCATCTGGTGGCGTTAATAAGACAAACGCAAATTTGTTTACTGCGGACGCTGAGCAATCCGGCCGTTTGGGTTTCAAAGGTACTGAAGATCTTGGTGGCGGTGCTTCTGCATTCTTCACTATTGAAACAGGCTTAACACCAGCTGGTTCACAAATGTCCACTATGAATAACCGTCAATCATTTGTTGGTTTGAAAAAGAATGGCATTGGCGCTCTCTCAATCGGTACTCAGTACACTCCAATCCACAACGCGTTTGCTGCTACTGACCCTGGTCAAAACAACACAGTTGGTAACGTTGTACATCCTTCCGCTGGTACAGAAGGTTCACAGCAAGCCTCTTCATCTGCATACACCATTAGCACAACCAACACCTTGGTTGCTAGCTCTGATAAGTTTTCTGGATTCCAAGTTCAGTTGAACTACTCACAAAACATGCAAGATGCTACTCAGCGTGGTAACGCCACAACTGTTGCTACAAACGGCGGTAACATCAACTGGAACGGCTGGGGTATTGGCGCTAACTACACATGGCAAAAGCTGTATGTAACCGCTGCATATCAGGCATTCAAAAACTCTACAGATAACGCTAACCCACTAACTGCTGCTTATACAACTGTATTGAACCCAGGTACAACTGTTAGCCAAACAACTTTGACTAATGTTTCTGATAATCAAGTTTACGTTGGCGCAACTTATGACTTCGGTATTTTGAAGGCTTATGCTAACTACATTAACCGTAAAGTTACAAGCAACCTCAACTCTAACAACTACTACAGCCGTACTGCTCAGCAGATTGGTGTTCGTAGCTACATCACTCCAACAATCGAATCATGGGCTTCTATCGGTAACGGTCGAGCCAACGTATTTGGTAACGGCGAGCCAGCTGTTAACTTCGATGCATGGCAGCTTGGTAGCAACTACTGGTTGAGCAAGCGTACTAACTTGTACGGTATCTATGGCCAAACATTAACTTCCTCTGGAAGTTCTTCTGTATTGGGTTACAATACTTCGGCAGCTGCTAGCCAGTTTGCTTTGGGTGTACGCCATACATTCTAATAATTTGCTAGCTATGCTAGTTTAGTTTTAGATTGTTGTAACTGAAGTAACGTTAAACCCACTGTGGCAACGCAGTGGGTTTATTCTTTGTAAACCCAAAATTCCCTTTAAAGACTATGAATGATGACCCGTTATTGACTCAAAACCAGAGACAATTGGCTCATGATATTTTTTTAAGAGGATTAGCAGAACATCAAGCAGGACAATTGTCGGGGGCGCAAGATTTATACCGAGAAGCATTACGCTATGACTCATTGCATGCCGAGGCAATTCACCACCTTGGAGGTGTCGAAGTCCAATACTCCAATTATGAGAATGCTCTAAAGCTCATTACTGAATCCATACAGATCAACCCCTCCAATGGGGTCGCTTTAAAGAACCGAGGCTTGGGCCAAGCAATATTTGGATGACTTTATCGGAGCACTTAGCGACTTTTTAGAGGCTAAAAAATTTTCACCGAATGATCCAGAGTTGGATTACAACTGTGGAAGTGCTTACTTAGGTCTGCATGAATATGAAAAAGCGCTTCAATATTTTGAGGGGCTAATTAATCGAGGGCATGTCAATGCGTTGATCTTGAATGATCAGGCAAATGCCTTCCACGAATGTGGAAAAACTCAGGACGCACTCGCATCGTATGATCAAGCGATTACTCTGGATCCGTATTATCCGGATGCTCACTACAACAAAGCGCTACTGTTGCAATCTGAGAATCGGCTGGAAGAAGCGTGTGTTGAGCTTCAGAAAACCGTTGATATTGATCCCTGCAATAAACAGGCCCTGAATAATCTTGGAATTATCCATGAAAAAATTTATGACTTTCCAAGCGCCTTAGAGGTGCTGAAGAGGGCGGTTGAGATTGATCCAGATTATGTAGAAGCACATGCAAATTTGGGAAATATCTATTCATCATTAAAGCAAATGGATCTAGCTATCCAATGTTATGACAAGGCGATATCTTTGAAAAATGGTCTGTCACAATTCTATAACAATCGAGCAAACGCGTTGGGTGAACTGGATGGGTTGGAAGAGGCATTGGAGGATTATGAGACCGCTATAAAGCTCAATCCCGATTATGTAGATGCTTATAGCAATAAGGCGTTAACGTTGTATGAAATGAAGAAGCCTAAAGAAGCGCTTGAAACTTACCAGTAAGCGCTTCAGCTAAAACCAAATTATGAATATCTTTTTGGTTTGCGTATGCATACTAAGATGATTATCTGCGAATGGGAAAATTATGAGCAGGAGCTTGCAGAATTATTTGAACGAATTGATGCAGGAGAAAAAGCTACTACCCCATTTCCGTTATTGGCATTGACCGATTTGTGTGAAATACAAAAGAGAGCAACAGAGCTGTATACGGGAGATAAATATCCCTCAAGTAGCTTATTAGGCGCTATTCAGAAATCTGCGCGAAAAGGAGTAATTACTGTAGGATATTTTTTGGTGATTTTCGGTCACATGCGATTGCCATTTTGATGGCTGGTGTATTGGAGAATCACGATAAAACTAAATTTAAGCTAATTGCATTTTCATTTTCGCCTGGATCTCGGGATCCTATAAGACAGAGGGTGGAGGATGCCTTTGACGAATTTATCGACATTAGCAATATGAGTGATGAAGAGGTTGCGCGATTGGCCCGAGAAAAAAATATTGACGTGGCGGTGGATTTAACGGGGTATACGCACTTAAATCGAACGCTGATCTTCGCCTACCGCGCCGCTCCCATTCAAGTTAACTATCTGGGTTTCCCAGGAACAATGGGCGCTCAATATATGGATTATTTGATTGCGGACCCAACCGTGATCCCGCAAGACAGTCAAGCGTACTACACGGAAAAAATTGCTTACCTGCCGCATTGTTATCAGGCAAACGACTCCAAGCGCGTGATTTCTGAAAAAATCTTTAGTCGCTCAGAGTTGGGCTTGCCAGAAAATGCATTTGTATTTTGCTATTTTAATAATAATTACAAGATTACGCCGGATATCTTCTCGATCTGGATGCGCATCTTGCAGGCAGTCCATGATAGTGTTTTATGGTTGATTGAGGATAACCTGGTAGCCGCCAAGAATCTGAAGGCGGAAACCCAAAAAAGAGGCGCATCGGCAGATCGCATTATTTTTGCTCCCCGTATGCAGCCTGCCGATCATTTAGCCCGTCACCGCGCTACCAATTTATCTTTAGATACGCTGCCGTATAACGCACACACAACGGCTAGTGATGCCCTTTGGGCAGGCTTGCCGGTCTTAACGCGCTTGGTACAACCTTCCCAGGAAGGGTGGCTGCAAGCCTGCTCAAAGCAGTTGGTTTGCCTGGGCTGATTACAAATTCAGCGCAGGAGTATGAGGCAATGGCGATGGATTTAGCGACCGATCCTGAAAAACTCCAAGCAATCAAGCAAAAGTTGGCGGAGCACCGCCTAACAGAACCTTTGTTTAATACCGAGAAATTTGCCAGAGATATCGAAAATCTTTATACGCAAATGTATGAGCGCTATCAGAACAATTTAGGGGTCGATAGTATTCGGGTGGTTTGAGGGGTAAGGAAATTTGTATGCTCTATTTAACAAAATAGAGCCACGGTTCTGCCTTTGAATCTTTAGCTTGGCCGACTACTTTTTGAGGCTATCGCGAATTTCGCGTAAAAGCGTTATGCCCTCTGGCGTGGGGGTGCGGGTGGCGCATCTAAAACCCGAATTTTATTTACCACTTTTACCATTTGAAAAATAACAAAAGCCAAAAGAATAAAGTTAATTGATATGGTGATGAAGTTCCCGTAAGCGAAAATCGGCACACCCGCCTTCTTAAGGGCATCAAAGGTCCTTGGAGCCCCATCTGGGATATGCCCCAAAACGATAAAGAGGTTTGTAAAGTCAATATGCCCACCCAATAACGTCGAAATAATGGGCATAACGATGTCATTTACGAGGGAATTAACGATTTTTCCAAAAGCACCGCCAATAATGACCCCGACCGCCAGGTCTATAACGTTGCCCTTGACCGCAAAATCTCTAAATTCCTGCAAAATGCCCATATTTGCTCCCTTTTTTATCCAAATAGTGATTAACCCGAGATTAACCCCATAACTTTCTTGCTTACCCCACTTTTTACTTTAAAATCCTACCTTTAAGCAATTTCCACCCATAAATACCCTTTCTAGGAATTTTGTAAATGTGTGATAAGCCCTGTATGGACAAGGATCGCCGTAATTGGCTAATCGCCACATCCGCTGTTGGCGGTGTAGGCGCAGCAGCAGCACTTTATCCCTTCGTTGATAGTTTTGAGCCATCCGAGCGTGCTAAGGCGGCTGGTGCAGCGGTTGAGATCGACATTACTGGTATGCAGCCAGATGAGATGAGAACCGTAGAATGGCGCGGCAAGCCTGTATGGGTCATTCGTCGTACTCCCGAGCAAGTTGCCGAACTCTCCAAGCTTGATGGCGAGTTGGCAGACCCGAATTCATTGCGCGATCCTGCGCAATTTACTCCACCTTATGCACAGAACCAATGGCGCTCCATTAAGCCAGAGTACTTAGTGGTGGTGGGTATTTGTACCCACCTTGGATGTTCTCCTACCGCTAAGTTTGAAGCTGGTCCTCAGCCTTCATTGCCAAATACTTGGCCAGGTGGTTTCCTTTGCCCATGTCACGGCTCGACATTTGATATGGCAGGTCGTGTCTATAAAAATAAACCAGCCCCAGACAATCTTGGCGTGCCTCCGCACATGTACTTAAGCGACACCAAGATTTTGGTTGGCGAAGATAAGAAAGCCTGAGGAGAAATAAATGGCATTTCAAGAAAAACAAGTTCCAGCGAATGCTCCCGTGGCACAGAAAGTCTTGGCCTGGGTTGATTCACGCTTTCCGCTGACCTCTACCATTAAAGGTCATCTCACAGAATATTACGCACCCAAAAACCTCAATTTTTGGTATTTCTTTGGATCCTTAGCAATCGTTGTGTTAGCTCTGCAAATCATCACCGGTATCTTTTTGGTGATGAACTACAAGCCAGATGCTGCAAAAGCATTTGAGTCGGTTGAATACATCATGCGTGAAGTTCCATGGGGCTGGTTAATTCGTTACCTCCACTCCACGGGTGCCTCCATGTTCTTTGTAGTGGTTTATCTGCACATGTTCCGCGGTTTGATTTATGGCTCATATCGCAAGCCACGTGAACTGATTTGGATCTTTGGTTGCGCGATTTTCCTGTGCCTAATGGGTGAAGCTTTCTTTGGTTATTTGCTCCCATGGGGTCAAATGTCTTATTGGGGTGCTCAAGTTATCGTGAACTTGTTCTCCGCCATTCCTTTTATTGGCCCAGATCTCTCTTTGTGGTTGCGTGGGGATTATGTGGTTGGCGATGCCACCCTCAATCGTTTTTTTGCTTTCCACGTCATTGCGATTCCATTGGTATTAATTGGTTTAGTGGCTGCCCACATCATCGCTTTGCATGAGGTGGGATCCAATAACCCTGATGGCGTTGAAATAAAAGAAGCTCTTGATGCGAACGGCAAACCTGTTGATGGTATCCCGTTCCACCCTTACTACACGGTTCATGACGTGTTTGGTCTAGGTGTTTTCTTAATGATTTTTGTGTGCATTGTGTTCTTTGCGCCAGAGATGGGGGGTTACTTCCTCGAGGCAAATAACTTTATTCCCGCAAACCCATTGCAAACGCCCCCACACATTGCACCCGTTTGGTATTTCACGCCGTTCTACTCAATGTTGCGTGCCACAACCTCTAACTTCCTATTGCCACTGTGGATTTTCTTGGCAGTTATTTTGGCTATGTTTGCAAAGTCATCAAGCGATAAAAAGGTAAAAGGTGCATGTGTTGCTATTGCACTAGTGTTGGCCGGCGGCTTTTATTTGTTTGATGCGAAATTCTGGGGTGTGGTGATCATGGGTGGTTCAGTGGTGATCATGTTCTTTTTGCCATGGCTCGATCATTCTCCAGTGAAATCTATTCGCTATCGCCCACAGCTTCATAAATACATTCATGGCGTGTTTGTGGTGAGCTTTGTAATCCTAGGTTACTTGGGGATCCAGCCACCATCGCCTGTATTTGAAAAGATCTCTCAGGTCTGCACGATTTACTACTTGGGCTTTTTCTTGGCAATGCCGTTTTGGAGCAGGCTTGGTACATTCAAGTCCGTCCCAACACGCGTTACTTTTGAGTCCCATTAATCGAGAACTGAGAAAGAATTAGGAACTAGTATGAAACGAATTCTTCAAACTTTGATGGGCGCATTCCAAGCTACTGCAGTGGTAGTTGCCCTTGGCCTAGGCGCAACAGCCCAAGCAAATGAGGGCGGTTTCCCATTGGAAACTGCTCCCAATCGCGTTAGCAGCAACGCCTCTTTGCAAAATGGCGCGAAATTATTTGTTAACTATTGCTTAAATTGTCACGCTGTTTCCAGTATGCGTTACAACCGTCTACGCGATATTGGGTTAACCGATCAACAAATCAAAGATAACCTTATTTTGACTGATGCTAAGGTTGGTGATTTGATGACAATTTCCATGACGCCAAAAGAAGGCAAAGTCTTTTTTGGAAACAATCCACCTGATTTATCGGTGGAAGCACGTGCGCGTGGAACAGATTGGTTGTATACCTATCTTCGCACTTTCTACAAAGACGACACCACCCAAACTGGTTGGAATAATTTAGTGTATCCTAGTGTTGGTATGCCGCATGTGCTTTGGCAGCTTCAGGGTGAGCGCGCCGCCAAGTTTGAGGAGCGCAAAGATCCACATGATGACAGTAGAGTAGAAAAAGTATTTGTTGGTTTTGAGCAGCTAACCCCTGGCACGATGAAGCCTCAAGAATATGACGATAATATCGCCGACCTTGTTGCGTTTATGTCCTGGATGGCAGAGCCAGTTCAGCTTGAGCGTAAGCGTCTTGGCGTTGTTGTTCTCCTGTTCTTGGCAATCTTTACCCTTTTGGCATGGCGTTTAAATAAGGCCTACTGGAAAGATATTCATTGATGCTGGATTGGGGCCCCTTTGGGCTTCAATCCATATCTTTTAAATTACGTATTGTTGTACTGCAGTTGAAATTTAAGGAAATAAATTTATGATGGTGTTGTATTCTGGCACGAATTGCCCATTCTCGCAACGCTGCCGTTTAGAGCTTTTCGAAAAAGGCATGGATTTTGAAATCCGCGATGTTGACTTGTTCAATAAGCCAGAAGATATTTCGGTTATGAATCCTTATGGCCAGGTACCCATCTTGGTTGAGCGTGATCTCATTTTGTATGAATCGAACATTATTAATGAATACATTGATGAGCGTTTTCCTCACCCTCAATTGATGCCGCCAGATCCCGTTGCTCGCGCTCGTGCCCGCCTATTTTTATTCAACTTTGAAAAAGAGCTGTTTGTTCACGTTGCTGCTCTCGAGAATGAAAAAGGCAAAGCCGCTGAGAAGACACATGAAAAAGCCCGCTTAGCCATTCGTGACAGCTTAACGCGGCTAGCCCCCATTTTTGTTAAGAACAAATACATGCTGGGCGATGAGTATTCTATGCTGGACGTGGCGATTGCACCGTTGCTATGGCGCCTTGAGCACTATGGCATTGATCTCTCTCGTAACGCTGTAGCGCTCTTAAAGTATGCTGAGCGTATCTTTAGCAGACCGGCTTATATTGAAGCTTTAACGCCCTCCGAAAAGGTCATGCGTCGCTAAAAGTGGCGCTGCCCAGTCAGTATGTTTGACATACCTAGCAATAAACCATATTTAATCCGTGCCCTACATCAGTGGTGCACGGATTTTGGTTTTACGCCTTTTATCGCAGTATTTGTTGATGAAAGGGTTGAGGTTCCCCTGGAGTGCGTAAAAAATAACGAAATTGTTTTAAACCTGTCTACTGAAGCATGTCATCAATTGCAAATTGAGAATGACTGGATTAGTTTTCAAGCAAGATTCGGGAGCATCCCTAAGAAGATTAGGGTTCCAATAAGTCATATCCTAGCTATTTATGCGAGAGAAAATGGTCAGGGTATGTCGTTTCCATATGATCCTCTACAGGCTAGAGGGCTACTCGGGAAGGATGCACCCAAAGGGGTTGATGAAAAGCCTAAGCCCCCTAGACCCTCCTTGAGAGTTGTGAAATAGGCTAAAATACAAATGTTGCCCCTTTAGCTCATCTGGTAGAGCAACTGATTTGTAATCAGTGGGTGGTCTGTTCGAGTCGGACAAGGGGCACCAGATCTACGGCCATCCAAGTTCTTGGAGGGCTTTTTAACTCAAAGATTGAGATTAATTCTCCTGGTTTCAAAGACACACAAAAAGTAAATAATTGCAGCGCTTGCCAAAAAAGAGATTTTGTACCAAAGTCCAGGCAAGCTATTGCCACAAATTTGATTTAACCAAGCCACAATCAGGGGGCATCCCACCAACCCATCCAGCTGCGAGATTGTGTGGAAGTGTGGCAGCGCTATTCCTATTTTTTGCGGGAAATAATTCTGCAAGAAGTGCTGTTTGAGGTCCAACTGCTAGCCCTAGTGAGGGGGCAAGAAGAAACAAGATAAGTCCAATGCCAAGCAATGCACTGTTTGATGCTGAATTTAAATAAGCGTTACCCAATATCTGTAGTAGTTCGTACGCAAGCTGAATACATAGGGCCCCAAGAATAATCCCACTCAAGATTGTCGGTTTTCGGCCAATTCGATTCGAAAGCCATCTTCCTAAAACTATTAGAGGACAAAGAGCTAGGGTTGAGAAAATACTCAAATTATCTACTAAGGCAGCATTGAGTCCTACGGAAGTTTTTAAGAAGATCGCTGTATATACCTGAACGCAGAAAAACAGAATTGCACCACTTGAAGAGATGCAAAAAATAATAGAAACATTCTTTTGCGAATTTCAGGATCCTTGAAATTGTTTAGAAGTTGCGATTCATTTTTTTGCTCTTGCTTTGCGAGTTCCAAAAACACGGGAGTTTCTTCTAGTGACCGTCGCAAATACACAGCAATCATAAGAAGGATCAGTGAAGCCCAGAATGGTACCCGCCAGCCCCAATCCTGAAACTGTGATTGCGAAAGCCATTTTTGAAGAATGGCAATTTGTAATGTAGAAGCCAATATACCCAGAGGGCCCATGAGTTGCAGGAAGCTTGTTTTAAAACCTCGATGCCGATTGCCAGCATGCTCCGTGAGGTAGATGGCACTTCCGCCGATTTCGCCGCCGGCAGATAAGCCCTGAAGAATGCGTAAAACAACTAAAAAAATGGGTGCCCAAATACCAATTTCTGCATAAGTTGGTAAAAATCCTACGCAAACCGTTGCGAAACCCATGATGGCAATCGTGATCATGAAGACAGGTTTACGGCCAATACGATCACCCAAGGAGCCAAACAAGGCTGATCCCATGGGTTCTGACCACCATGCCAATACCAAAAGTCGCTAAGCTTGCTAATAGCTCTGCATTTGGATCGTTTGTTGGAGAAAAGAGCGGACCAAGAACTACTGCAAGCGTAGCGAATGTGAGAAAGTCATACCACTCTAAAAAAAGTCCCAAAACAAGCTGCTATGGCTACTTTTTTGTAATGACGCCCACTTGTATTTGAGTCGTTCAATTTATTCAGAATCAGATGAGGATTCTATTAGAGGGGGGGATAAATTTTTGGAGGGTTTAACGCCAAGTTCTCGCACTTTTTCTGCGGCTCGAATTAAATTACCTTTTCCAGTTTTGAGTTTATTAAAGGCATCGTGATAGCTTGTTTGTGCTTGGTCTAAGCGTTGCCCCAATTTTTCAAGATCATCTACAAAGCCAACAAACTTATCGTATAGGTTGCCGCATTGCTTCGCGATTTCAAGCGCATTACGGTTTTGGTGATCTTGCCTCCAAAGATGTGCAACAGTTCTGAGAGTTGCCATCAGGGTACTTGGGCACACAAGCACAATATTTTTGGCTAATGCCTCTTGATATAAGTTTGGAGTAGTCTTTAAGGCCAGCAAGAAAGCAGGCTCTATTGGTATAAACATGAGGACAAAATCTACTGATCCAGCGCCATATAGTGTGCTGTAGTTTTTGCCTGAAAGCCCTTGAATATGTTGTCGCAAAGATTGAATATGGGCCGCTAATTCAAGTTCGCCAACTTTTGCATCAGAAGCTTCAGTGTGTCTTGCATACGCAGTAATAGAGACTTTACTGTCAATAACTAAGCTTCTACCCTCGGGTAGCTTGACCACAACATCAGGTTGAAGGCGCGAGCCATCGCTTTGTGTATGGCTATCCTGAACAATGTACTCCTCGCCTTTGCGAAGTCCCGAAGACTCGAGAATAGACTCGAGAACCAATTCTCCCCAATTTCCTTGGACCTTGGAGTCGCCCTTAAGCGCTTGGGTTAGAGAGCGAGTCTCATCAGACATTTTGATGTTGAGATTGGCCAGGCGCTCAATTTCATTTTTGAGCGCGTGCCGCTCGCTAGCTTCATTGTTATAAGAGTTATTAACCTGCTCCTTAAACTCTGAGAGCTTGGTTTGTAGGGGTTTTAAAAGAACATCAAGGTTAGCTGCGTTTTGTTCGGTAAATCGTTTTGATTTATCTTCAAAAATCTCGTTGGCTAGATTTTTAAATTGGCTAGTTAATACTTCCTTGGCTTCGTTCAGCGCTTCAATACGGCTTAATGCCTGTTTACGCTCAGCTTCAAGTTCCGTTTCTAATCTAATAGCATTTTGTATGGCTTGATCACGTTCATTTCTCAGGCTTGCTGTCAAAACACTTTCTGACTGAAGTAGGTTCTCGGCGCGCGCGAGGCTAGAACGTAAATTGAGGGCGTAAACCAAAAGGCCCGCACATAATCCTAGCGGTAGGCCAAATAGAATGAGATTGCCGAGATCAAAATTCACTGAGCGTAGGGCGATTAGCCCTTAATTAATTTCTGAAGCTCCCCCGACTGATACATTTCAGTCATGATGTCAGAGCCACCTATGAATTCTCCATTCACGTAGAGTTGTGGAATGGTCGGCCAGTTAGCATACTCTTTGATTCCCTGGCGGATAGCTGGATCCTCCAAGACGTTCACGGTATGAAGTTTTTCTACACCGCTCGCACGAAGAATATTCACAGCATTTCCCGAGAATCCGCACTGTGGAAATTGCGCAGTACCTTTCATGAATAGCACAACGAGATGGCTGGTAACGATTTCTTTAATTTGATCTTGGGTGTCCATAAATTCTCTCTAAGTAAGACATTAACGCATTAAAAATGGCTAGAAACCACCGACAAATCAATTTTAAGACTTAATTTAGAAAATGGTAACGGCGGTCCTATTTTCGGGCGGATATCACTCGGTGATGACCTGCTAAATCTTGATGAATATGAATATCGGTAAA contains:
- a CDS encoding MFS transporter, with amino-acid sequence MSIFSTLALCPLIVLGRWLSNRIGRKPTILSGIILGALCIQLAYELLQILGNAYLNSASNSALLGIGLILFLLAPSLGLAVGPQTALLAELFPAKNRNSAATLPHNLAAGWVGGMPPDCGLVKSNLWQ
- a CDS encoding MFS transporter: MITIAIMGFATVCVGFLPTYAEIGIWAPIFLVVLRILQGLSAGGEIGGSAIYLTEHAGNRHRGFKTSFLQLMGPLGILASTLQIAILQKWLSQSQFQDWGWRVPFWASLILLMIAVYLRRSLEETPVFLELAKQEQKNESQLLNNFKDPEIRKRMFLLFFASLQVVQFCFSAFRYIQRSS
- the rmuC gene encoding DNA recombination protein RmuC, giving the protein MNFDLGNLILFGLPLGLCAGLLVYALNLRSSLARAENLLQSESVLTASLRNERDQAIQNAIRLETELEAERKQALSRIEALNEAKEVLTSQFKNLANEIFEDKSKRFTEQNAANLDVLLKPLQTKLSEFKEQVNNSYNNEASERHALKNEIERLANLNIKMSDETRSLTQALKGDSKVQGNWGELVLESILESSGLRKGEEYIVQDSHTQSDGSRLQPDVVVKLPEGRSLVIDSKVSITAYARHTEASDAKVGELELAAHIQSLRQHIQGLSGKNYSTLYGAGSVDFVLMFIPIEPAFLLALKTTPNLYQEALAKNIVLVCPSTLMATLRTVAHLWRQDHQNRNALEIAKQCGNLYDKFVGFVDDLEKLGQRLDQAQTSYHDAFNKLKTGKGNLIRAAEKVRELGVKPSKNLSPPLIESSSDSE
- the grxD gene encoding Grx4 family monothiol glutaredoxin; this encodes MDTQDQIKEIVTSHLVVLFMKGTAQFPQCGFSGNAVNILRASGVEKLHTVNVLEDPAIRQGIKEYANWPTIPQLYVNGEFIGGSDIMTEMYQSGELQKLIKG